CCATAAAATTGTACATGAGAGCCAGATACTCACATAGTTCTTTcttttgagattggttaaatataataattaagttgtttacacaataTGGTGCAAAACACTAAAtagttttcacttaagttgaagtgaaaacatgagattttggagtaggcatctataattgacttttatgggtctaaagtgatacattgaggtatctaagCATGCCCAAACAGTTTGGAAGCATTTAGAGGGGTTTAATGTCATTTTTTGAGAAATTGACTAGTGTGTGTGGCGTTGCGTCGCCTCCTAAGTGGCGATGCATCACCTAATGCCTTAGGGCTTTGAGAAACCCATCGCCTGGCATCGCCTATAGACACGCGTTGCCTGACATGTCCGTACAGAAacgtgttttagctccaaaatgatgtgttcaaaagttctaatcctattggttagacttaatgatgaTACCTGtactataaataagggttattagagttgtaaaaccttaatcacacttttcaactctctctaacctctctcactttctctagctctcaaagatcataagttttttccaagaaactcatcaagaatTGCTTGACATTGCTTGACTTTGTAAGCttcaaaggcttgttcaatctcaaatctcattctatCTTGGCAAAGCTTCAAGCAACaatgggaaggcttggaatagagattttggacaacgatAATCCTCGTATATAAGCCTTTAGATTTTCCCCATGAAGAttcaattgttcaaaataaagGTTGTATTTCTCTAAACTCTAACTATCTGAGATAGACTATTTTGATTTCGTTTTAGGGTTTCCCATTATATTTGTGTTCAAACATTTGATAGTTCTATAATATTTCATGTGAGGATTCCATTTATCTAGGaagtgtaatctcactctccattttacattttttttctatattttctttAATGTTTGAATTTTCAAGATTTGCCTTCATACTATGcatatgattcttgattagtctcTGATTCTCGATTAGTCTATTAGgtttgtattattgaaattattattattattcattgttgatttagaaagtgaaagccataaattcccaacactTTCAATATATTCTTTATTTGacaaacatattttcaaaacgtTTCTCAGATTTTTCATTTGCGGAATTTAACACTTCTTTTCATATTTCTCAAGAAAATAAACAAGTTTCTTCATTTCTTGATTCTGCACATAAACCACCAAAGCCATCTACATGTTCCTTTTTGTTTTCACAAGAAACTGGAAAAGAGCAAAAGTTAAGTAATTTGGTTTTGAGAGTTTATAACCATAATCAAGAAATAAAGAAACTTGTTCAGTTTGGAGTTGGAGTTTATAGACATTAAAATGTCTACATTGGATATTCTTAGTCTCAGAATTTGGGATTTATTAGCGTTTCCTTgagtaaaaaaaaacttattttagACAGCACGACAAAAATTCGTCCAACTTTTTTGATAATATATAATAGACAATTGTAGTGTACCTTCTAGCAATTTCAGAATAAACATCAGCAGGTTTCACTCCAGCAACCAAGTTGACCGCAGCTGCTTCTAACTAAGAAAGGGCAACATGAATGCAATTCAAGGCAATTAGCAAACCCACATACATTATATCATCTAAAAGATATTAGACATTCTTCAATTTGGCTAAAAGATATTAGAGAACATTGTTGAATTTGACTAAAATATATTAGAGGACAATCTTGAATTTGACCAGGCTTCAGAGCATAATTAGTAAGCTTGATACATGAGCAACTGCATATTTTTCTGATATGTAACTTAATAGACGACGTAAATGAAAGACTGAAATATGGGTGTTAGTGATTCAAATTATGATCAATTTCTTGAagcgcaatttttttttttaaattgaaaaagCATGCCAAAATATAGCTGAAATGACTGTTGGCAATAAGGCTCATAAATCAGTGTTAACAATGATGCCTTAAGTACATAAATTGACTGTTCAACatccaaaaagaaaaaatttCAGATTTGTATTGCCAAGAAGTTGAGGTGAATCAAAGTATAAATTAaaggaaggaagaaaaaaaaattgtgtttaaTTTCCATTTACTAGCATTTTATGGTATATTGTTTAAGCTTTTACCTAAGTTAAGATCCTCATGGGCAGCTATTTTTTATCAACCTTTTGCCAATACAGATTAGAATCTTCTCGTTAAAGCTTTCACATTTAATGGCTCAATTGACATATTTTATCACATCCACAATGCAGTATTTATGAAGAAAAAAGATTATAATACAGAAGAAATAAAGTACAGAGATGGAGAAAGCATACACTGTTTCTGCCCAAGGCAGCATAGTGCTGCAAGCCATTACATGAACCATCCTGTAAAATTTTAAAGTTCGACATTAATATCCAAtgtaacataaacatatattaaatGTGTATAGAGAGAAGACACAAAACCCGAAGGGAGAGAAATGGAAAATAAATAACGATGGGCAGAACTTAAGATTCCAGCAGCTAATGGAGGGCATATATGTTTATCACTATTTATTAGTCCTCCCATGATATTGATATCAAAAGGTGATCAAAATTTCCGGTGCCTGATATAAAAGGGGAAAATGGGAAAATGAAGCTCTTGTACACCTAGCTCCACACTGCCAACAAAATGTGACCAGAACATCCTCTTTTTTTTTATCATCTTTATTAACTCTCAAGTAAGTCAAAGATCACAACAAGATAGGAGGATATTAACACTCCAGAGATAAATGGGGCAGAAAATAGGCATGCTTTCATTTGTCTAAAATTATACAAAGAAAACATTGTCGAAAAGAGGAAgtacaataatttaaaataaaagagttGCATAAGCTATCAATCCCCCCTTTAAACATACAGAGGCTTCTAATAAGGCATTTACCTGATGAATTGGCAAGTGAGAAATAACAGTATGTGGTGATGAGCTGTTTAATGCTTCTGTTAAATTAATACAAGCAGCTAAGCATTGAAAAGGATCTTCAGCCCCCAGCCACCAGCGGTCTCCATGAACAGGGTTGTTTGCTGAATCTAATATATCTTCAATATGGTTATCCACAAACGCTAGTCGCCCATCATATGAAAGCTTTTCAACTCCACCAGCATACAGGTTTGCTAATTGTATCTTAAGCCAGCGTAAACCAGACTTGCCTAATGGCCGTCCTTCAGCAAACTCAAGAACTCCACGACAGAGATCAGAACTCAAATGATTCAAATGGGGGTGCATAGGGTATGCTCTCCCTCTGAAATCAAGATTATGTGGATAATAAAAGCCCTCCTCATCTTTCATTCTTCGAGCCACCTTTTCAGAATCAATTTTCTCACTATCAGTACACACATATTTCACTTAAATGCTGCAAAGTCAACACAACTCTTGAAAGCATTGTGTAGTGGTTTGTAATTTCAAATTCCAAATACATTACTTACAACTGAAGCTTACGGGTTATAAAATCATTTTCCACTAATAAAATGAGAAGAAGACACTTACCGAAAGCTTGAGTTCAACATCACATCGTAAAGAATGTCTTTCTGAGTTTACTTTCCTTGCTTTTCTCACTTTCCACTTCCATTGTTGGATTTCTGCTAAATCATCTGAGATTGGTTTCTCTGGTACAGTAACCTATGGCCAATTAAGATGAATGAAACAATCAATGGGAGACTAACTAATATACAATGCAGTAAAAGAGCCCAACAATAATGTCAAGCAAGTTTATTAAGGGGATTGGATACAAGATCCCACTCTAATTTCTTGCTAGTCTAATCGAAAGATAACATTTAGAGGCATTATTTTTCTACAGAATTCCTCGGATCATTTAATCAATTTTGTTTAATGCTGATAGAAAACTAGACTAGTTTTTTTAGGAGCTGGAAAAATAAACTTAGAAGACAGTATTTTATCTTGGGAAAAAAAAGACCATAGAAAAATTAAGCATGTACATACATCTTTACGATCAACTAAGCCAGCAACATTGCCACCTCCATCCCAAATGCTCTCCACCACACTAAATACTTTTTTATTCACCCTCCACTTGACACTCCCAAGCATATCCAGAGCCTGAGATGCAAACAGcaaaaaaattgggtaaaaaaatAATTCATTATGCATTAGAATAAAATCAATCTGAAAGAGAACTACAAATTGGACATAACCTATAATTTGAATATACAGAAAATATATGCCATGTAAGCAGCTTCTGTGATTTGTATGTATGATAATAAAAGTATGCAGTTCAAGTAGAATAACCAAAGAGAAAAAACAATGATCACATTAATTacttcaaattaaataaatttctAATTCTACAAGAAAGTTGTGCATGAAACTGATAGGAATTTCCTGTCAAAACAGATCAAACAGTAGCCAAACACAGAGAAATAGAATGAAAATCTGTATGTATTCAACCTCCTGGAATTCGAGAGCCAGGGTCTCTCCCAAAGCTGGTTACAGCCGCTAATTCCTCCACAAGCCTCACACACTTCTCACTCACAACTTATTCTATTACACTAGACCTCACTCTAACCCATCCACTCCACTCCCATACAATACCAACCCTTCTAACTAACTTCTAGCCACTTTTTGTGCTTACCTCACCTTTCCCTTTCCTAGAGTACAAGTATGTGATTGAAGGTCTATCAGAAACTTCTCACCTCAAATACTTTCTGCATCTGCTTTCCTGGAGCAGCCCTAAGTGCTTCTCGCTGCTTCCTGGATCCATGAGTGCGCATAACATAAGAAGGTAGAAACAGATGCCCACCCTTGTCATATCTGGAAAAAAAAAGTACAAAAGATATCCAAAACTTGAGTTGCAAagatattttacaaaataaaggaaaccaaattgTCAACAATTCCATTCAAACAATGATGTCTTTTCATGTAAACTTTCACTCCCTAGCACAATTTAATGTCAGAGAGAAACAACATGAAATCATTTATTTTAACTATATCGTACCCTTTCCATTTTCTTGGAGGTATCAACATTGGCACATAAGGAATTGGGATGAGCTTAACCTGTTAGAAACAAAGGCAGAAGATAATTACATAACAATAGGCAATTAAAAAGTGAAAAATAATCATAGGGCACTTTCATATGCATATCACGTTTTGgtaaatgtttaaaatatttaagaaAGCAAGATATATACAGACTACAGATAATTAGGTCTCACAAATTGCTTTTCAGGTGACTCAAGTTTACAAAGTTGAAATTacattatttagttttttttttaaaaaaaaggtaGATATGGTTGGAAGAAAAGAAATATTTCTTTTCTAATTCATAATGAATCAAAAAGTTAAAAGCACAtttaacaataatttaataatgcaAATTACTTTCATGTATATTAAAAAGGGTAACAAAAATAATTCTTAACTTACAGTTCTATCAAGCCCTGCAAGAAGTAAGGGATCACATTCTATAACTCCATAATTCCTCAGAAATTTCTGCCtgttaagatttaaaaaaagaaaaaagtttcATAATAACAATGTGAATAAGAAAAAAACTAAAAGTCACTTTATTAAGTCTATTCTTGTGTTAAAAGATGAATATgcaccaaaaataaataaataaataacttgcTCAATAACCAATTACTTGTAAGGTAGTGTAGTGCATTATCATTATGTTCCAGGGTACACAATCCAAAACCGATTCTAAGAAGTGAGTTGCTTCTTTTACTGTTCTTtgacaaaaactaaaacaaacaattCTTTTGAAACCTATAATGTTTATAGACTCACCCTGTCTTTGCAATGGATTTTAGTCTATGCCTAAACGCAGGTCTAACATCAGGTGGAACATCTCCTGATTGATCAAGTGGAGGTTGTACGAAAGCTGTTTCAGTTAATAAATCTATCAAACGACATCCCAGCTGCAAAATTACAGTGTATAAAAAAATGTCTCAAAGTCAAGAATTTTGTTCAAAATCTGATCCATAACCATTCAGAATAACAAGAGATGCCAAGAGCCACAAACCTTAGCCTGCGTTTCTCGACTCCAAGGCTCAAACTCTTCTTTTACCAGCAGCTTTTGTGCCAAACTCAGTCTTCTCGTTCTAATTAAACCAATAATATTTTTCCTAAGTATCTCCTTTTCCTTACTCTGACCCTCTTCATTGTCATCTACATTCTCCTTTCTCTGAATTTTTTTAGTACTCTCCAGAAAACTTTGAATTCTCACCTGAAATATTAACAATAATGATAATCCAAGACACCTCGTCCCCAACTCAGTAAGTTAACAGAGAAAAGTGTATGCCACACAAAACACAAAGATATTACCAGTGTGATGTGGTAAATAAGTAATATTTTTTATGccgaaaaggaaaaaaaatacacaaacaaCTAGAAGGTGAATACTTCAGCAAAGTCTTAACCTCAACACATTCAGGCGATGTCTACTGATCTGTAATGGCCCATAATAGATAGGAAATGAAGGTGTAAGATTAAAATAAACTTTCAAGGAAGTAGTGTAATGGCCCATAATAGATAGGAAATGAAGGAGGTGTTTCCTTTCCTATCCATGTCTTTGCTTTAACAATTAAGATTAAATAGTTAAAGGAATGTACTCTATTACTTACAATCATTGATTCTTTATCTTATTCCTTTCCCCATTACAATTCTTTTTATTATGGaatagtcaaaattcccttaCTATCTTACACTACTTCCTTGAAAGTATAATTTAATCTTATGCAACTTGGCTAAACAAACTCATAAACTCTAGCAATAATTCTCTAACTACAGAAATTTACATTAACTTAATTAACAAAGGTCTATAAGATTTGAAAGACATTTGAATATACCTCCTCCTCTATAGCCATGGCTATCTGAATAGCAGCATGAACCACTTGAACGCAGCCATCATAAGAAGCCGACATCATCAAACCCATCATCTTATGCATAACAATAAGAGCAATCTTATCAGCAGACAACAAACCAATATTAGGCGCAAAAGCCATCTTTTTTTTGCTCTTGGGCAACTTTTGTTCTCTctcaatggcttccttcaatggCTCAAAccatcccaaaaacaaagactTAACATGAGGCAAATTAGGAGCCAACTTCTTCTCACGCATTTCCCTCTCTAACTCATTATACTCATTCACCATTTTCTCCCAAGCTTCAGTCTCAGCCTTAATCTGCCTCCTCCTTAACAGATTGTACTTCCTCTTCTCAATCTTCATAAACTCCAACTTCACTTCTCGTTTGGACTTTTTGAATATACCCTTTAAGAAGAGGGAGGCAATCCAAGGTGGGTCTTGGATAAAAATCCTTGGGGGTGATTCCAGAGGCATAACATGACCAAACTCGTTAATGGGCATCTGTAAATTCATCGAACACTCCAAGTTCTCGACGAGATAGTCTTGAACAGAGTCTAATATGGGTCGGAACTGAATTGGGTCAGAAGGGGTTTTGAGGCTAAGTGGAAAATGAGTTGATGAAGAGAGTGATGGCTTAAATAGACAATTAGAGGATGACCCAAATagaaaatggaggtttttgagAGACCTTTCGTTAGACTTTGGGGGCTTCCGCCATGTTGAGTTGGATATTTGAGATTGAGGACTCGTATACGAAGCTGTGGAAGCCATTTTGGTAGAGAGTGGAGAGAGAGATAAGCTGTCAGTTGAGGATGAAGGAGTAGAGTAAGGATAGACAAAACAAAAGAGCCGAAACCTCGCTTAAACCTTGGCTGCCAACATCTTCAGGatatttccttatttatttatttatatatttttcctaataaaatacaaaattttacCGTAATATAGGAAccactatttttatttatttatttaaattctattagttttattttatttacattttttGGCGCTGTGTGTTTGTCACTAAATCCCACATTGGTTATTTGTGTGGATTGTAAGTAGTATTTATGTTAAATCATATGACCATTCTCTGTCTCTATAATTGAGTTTCATTACTACCGAAATGCAAAATTTTAGTACTATATTTTTTTCCATTTCAATCAGATTACTAAAAGTTACACCAAAAAACTACAATGTCCCACTATATAGTATTTCAGGAGAATGAGCAAAATGGTGAGATGGTGCCACCTTCGAGTTTCTCTAAGTATCCCGGcttaaaaaattagaaactcaCATTCTCATTAAATTTTCATTTACACTATGTTCAGTAGGATGGAGTGAGAATATGGAGGATGTTTCTTATAATTAGGGAAAGTACGATATAAATTCATGTAATTTTCAATTTGTTACATTTATATACACAATCTTCTTTTTGTGGAAAAAATACCCAATGTTATATTTTGGGTGCATCTGTCACTACCGTTaagtgttatgattggttaaatacaaatgataagtgttaaaatacaagcaaggtataaacacttagtagaatttacatagtgaagatgtgaatttgagtttcaaattgtaggcactAATAAAATGGAAATTtggatccaaagtgatacataaaagtatctaagggttcccaaaaagtttggtggcatttggagcattttttggacctttggaagtgtccaaagtcagagggggtggcgatacgttgccacccaagaggcgacacatcgcctgaaGGCTAGGGTttccaaaaaccctagcaggcaaTGCATCACCTGCTTGTAGGCAACGCATCACCTGCTATATAATGTGGACTTACATAAATGCTCCAAATtacgtgttttacaagtctaatcctattggtttaACTTAATGATGGTGTAAACtgtatataagggtcaaaaacagtgatttgagagacttgatcactctctccaatctctctctatactctctctctagctccaagaactctccaagaaagtgcttgacttagagagttgaaggctttttcaatctcaatcctcatttcctcaagagaagacCTCAAACATCAAAagtggctgggaaatagagtattaggacagcgtttctcaacgtgtataagccttggttttgtggtttttgatttgattgaaGGATTTGTTCAAAGAAAGTGGTGGCCTTGCCTAGGGTTTCAAAGCTTCATCAAAGATTGAAGAACTCCATTGATCTACTTaggtttgcaagttctttctcaatctttctttaagtctctgtcaatccaaattttgtgtggattctattttttgtggtggtgttatctcactctcccccaacattctaatactctatttTTTGAGATAgaatatcatggaagaatctaactctctttcagCATTGAATTTCATtactcaagactttgttagatttgataggtttgatgggaataactttgttcattggcaagacaagattagagtcttggataaagacctaaaagccttggaagagcccaagtaagatgatactcaagaagttttcaaagaaaggctgaagcacgaagaagatgaattgatatgtagggatcacatcctcaatgcccCTCTCGGATAGActatatgatctctacaccaacaccaagaccgccaatgagatttgggagagcttggaaaagaagtacaaagtggAAGAAGAAGATACTAAGATATtcattattactcaatatatggaatttaaatttcatgatgataaaccccttctccctcaaattcatgagttgcaaattattgtgaataaattgtccaCACTTAAGATTGTATTGCTGGAACAATTTcttgttggtgccattatagccaagttacctccttcttAGAGAGGCTGTAGAAAGAAAATTCTCCATAAAAATtaagagatttctttggaggaaattctcaaaaacttgagaattgaggaggaatctcgctctagagatatgaatgaagagaagtccaatggagagacttctcaggccaatgtggtggctaatcCTCCTAACAAGAGCAAAGGAaatggtaagaacaagggcaagggtcaaaaacccttgagcccaagaagaatgagggacaattcaaaagttccaatggaccttgctttgtgtgtggcaaaatggtcattttgctagagattgtaggttcaagaggagccaaAACAATGAAGCAAGAGTCAATTCAACCCAAGaggagctagtggcaacactaagcgaGGTTGATGCCATTCATGGAAAtgtgagtgggtggtggtatgatacttgtgccacctttcatgttacctatgatagatctctattcaagaccttttaatcttcaaaggaagggcatgaattCCAAATGAGCAATGAGAAgtggtccaaggttgaaggaaagggaactattgacttgttcttcacatccggcaagaaggttctactcaccaataTTTTGTATGTACCGGACATGAGTATTAACTTTGTGAGTGGCAATTTACTTGAAAAACTGGGAATCAAGGTTATGATAGATTCCGACAAGCTTATTTTATCCaaagacaatgtttttgtggaaaagggatatgcttgtgatggcatgttcaaactttgtacttccattgacaatgtgaacaataaagtttcttcttcttgttatatgttTGACTCAAATTCTACTACTTTGtagcatgttagacttgcacatataggatttagcacaattaaaagggttgtcaaatgtggattaattgattgtgataatgttgagcatgaaaaatgtgaattatgtgttaaatctaaaatggtaaagaaacattttcctagtgttgaaagaaactctaagttgttagatttgatacatagtgatttatgtgaacttaatggaatgttgattagaggaagaagtagatattttattactttcattgatgattgatctaggttcacatatgtatatttgctttaaaataaagatgaagcatttgatgtgtttaaagtgtATAAAGCGAAAGTtaaaaatcaacttgaaaggaaaattaaaatacttagaagtgataagagtggtgaatatttttcaaatgaacatggaataattcatgaatgtacaaccccttatactccacaacaaaatggtatagcggaaagaaagaatagaacatttattTAGATGATTAATGCTGtgctattacattctaaattgaattttagtttgtggggtgaagccttgctatctgcttatcatattttgaatcatattcccatgaagaaaaataatatatctccatatgagttatggaaatgaaagaaaccaaacattggttatcttaaagtgtggggatGTTTTGCTTACTGCAAGAGCACCGATCCAAAAAggccaagttgggtccaagagctataagatatgcatttgtgggttatgtcaaaaatagcaaagcttatagactattagacttggagtctaatgtaataattgaatctagagatgTTGAGTTCTTTGAaaacatgtcatgcgatgacaacaagttagaactaactcaaactagagagccacgaaaggagactcctagaatagtttGTGAGCaaacctcaattgcctagaaggagccaaaggctcaaagattggggatcaaatgagaagtgttctccaatGAAGACattataccttgttgaaggtgataatgaggaagttacttggaaacatccaatagtacttcaaatagaagatgatcccaaaactttcaaggAAGCAATGTCCTCTAGGGACTCCGATTTTcggaaggaggcaattaatgatgaaatggattcaattatggcaaaccacacttgggaattgattgaccttccaaaggggtctaacacaaattgggtgcaaatgggcatttagaaagaaatatcatactgatggcaccatacaaaccttcaaggctaggctagtacctaaaggtttcaaacaaagagagggaatagattactttgacacatatgcaccggtagcaataactacttctataagattgttgttttccttatcatctatatataacatttatgttcaccaaatggatgtacagtatatgacaccttttgaacggaatgaatataaaatacgatagagtacaaatatcttaaataaacacacaggaatttatagtggttcagccctgttctgctaaacagtaataacctaatccacttagtttttagtattgaattactcgatagacaattacactgatgaatAGAAGTATTCACTTGTTGctaatttgcccagagtttctccccaaaATATTCATCagatccccttcaatgaagccctgggtcctttatttatagtacccaggggttgttacatgataaGTAATaatgggatcgtggtttggtgcacgattattaggtagtggagatacgtgtctacctcccaatgattatgagatcgtgggtcttctcgttgtttctctggatcgtggtagacaatgcacgattgaaacctctgggaaaatgaTAAGTCTAGATCGGTCTATGAGAATTAGGTGTTAGGcttgatg
The Humulus lupulus chromosome 6, drHumLupu1.1, whole genome shotgun sequence DNA segment above includes these coding regions:
- the LOC133782979 gene encoding DNA-directed RNA polymerase 3B, chloroplastic, with amino-acid sequence MASTASYTSPQSQISNSTWRKPPKSNERSLKNLHFLFGSSSNCLFKPSLSSSTHFPLSLKTPSDPIQFRPILDSVQDYLVENLECSMNLQMPINEFGHVMPLESPPRIFIQDPPWIASLFLKGIFKKSKREVKLEFMKIEKRKYNLLRRRQIKAETEAWEKMVNEYNELEREMREKKLAPNLPHVKSLFLGWFEPLKEAIEREQKLPKSKKKMAFAPNIGLLSADKIALIVMHKMMGLMMSASYDGCVQVVHAAIQIAMAIEEEVRIQSFLESTKKIQRKENVDDNEEGQSKEKEILRKNIIGLIRTRRLSLAQKLLVKEEFEPWSRETQAKLGCRLIDLLTETAFVQPPLDQSGDVPPDVRPAFRHRLKSIAKTGQKFLRNYGVIECDPLLLAGLDRTVKLIPIPYVPMLIPPRKWKGYDKGGHLFLPSYVMRTHGSRKQREALRAAPGKQMQKVFEALDMLGSVKWRVNKKVFSVVESIWDGGGNVAGLVDRKDVTVPEKPISDDLAEIQQWKWKVRKARKVNSERHSLRCDVELKLSVARRMKDEEGFYYPHNLDFRGRAYPMHPHLNHLSSDLCRGVLEFAEGRPLGKSGLRWLKIQLANLYAGGVEKLSYDGRLAFVDNHIEDILDSANNPVHGDRWWLGAEDPFQCLAACINLTEALNSSSPHTVISHLPIHQDGSCNGLQHYAALGRNSLEAAAVNLVAGVKPADVYSEIARRVHTIMINDSNKDPARHPSALLAKILIDQVDRKLVKQTVMTSVYGVTYVGAREQIKKRLEEKGVINDDEQLFSASCYAAKVTLASLGEIFQAARAVMGWLGDCAKVVASQNQPVQWTTPLGLPVVQPYYKNERHLVKTSLQILALQREGSSVDVRKQRSAFPPNFVHSLDGSHMMMTALACRDAGLCFAGVHDSFWTHACDVDQMNQILRQQFVELYSMPVLENLLENFQTSYPELEFPPIPERGNFNLQEVLNSPYFFN